Genomic segment of Pseudomonadota bacterium:
CGACCTTCCCCACGGGCGAGCGCGACATCGTGCTCCTCAGCCAGGCCGGGGAGGAGCACGTGATCGGCACCGCCACCTTCACGCCCGCGAGCGAAAAGGACGGTCACTACCGCTACGTGCTGGCCATGGACTACGAGACGTTCAAGGACTTCTTCCTCTCCATGAAGGAGATGAAGTGCCTGGAGAGCGCCAAGGAGCTCATGTGCCACCTCGCCTACCCCTACGAGAACCCCCGTCTGGTCAGCGCCGAGGACTTCGGCTGGATGGCCCTCGACCTGCTCTTCATGTTCAAGCAGCCGAGCGAGTTCGGCGCCAAGCTGTGGAACGGCGTGTACTTCGACATGGCGCTGAAGGACGGCGTGATCGCAGGCGCAGCGCAGGCGGTTGACCTCAACCTGCTAGCGGCGCCGCCGGAAGATCCGACGGCGCACCCGCTACCCCCGATCGAGCGCTACGAGATGGACCCGACGGAGCGTTGGTTACCTATTATCGAGATTCGGTAGACCGTCGAATGCCGGTCGCCCGCGGGCGTCAGTAGCCCCGTGCCAGGTTGGCCGTCGCCTTGTCGATTGCTGACTCGCCGTAGCCGACCAGGATCCCGTCGACGAACACCAGCGGCGTCGTCTCCTCTTTGGTGGTCTTGCCGTCGCTCTTGCGATGGTGGGTGCGGTAGTAGAGCACTTCGAACACGTCGCCGTGGCGGTCGAAGGCCTCCTTGAAGTCGGGTTGGCCGAGGTCGGCGACCACCCGGGCCTTGCTCGTCCCGAGGTAGAGGTTGTCGATGTAGCTGTCGTTGGTGCGCTGTACGGTCTGCCATTGCTCGCTCTCGCCGTCA
This window contains:
- a CDS encoding DUF3192 domain-containing protein; amino-acid sequence: DGESEQWQTVQRTNDSYIDNLYLGTSKARVVADLGQPDFKEAFDRHGDVFEVLYYRTHHRKSDGKTTKEETTPLVFVDGILVGYGESAIDKATANLARGY